The proteins below come from a single Arthrobacter crystallopoietes genomic window:
- a CDS encoding NlpC/P60 family protein — MGMSPGRSACSKRTTPVRTISLAAATVALLAMAGLPPAAAAPTGELPQVSVSAVQIPASPALSDKDIEAAKGDADATKALVERIEEQLRAASGELESVRYETMQSQNNYSTALLIQQDRTSELEDARGKAKQAGEYFEAVQDQVGQLAGELYRNGGVNPGLGSLLASADADEVLYKASTLGALSDNRFQTLTSAQQAAQLWTAWELHVSEAEEAAQDAAAAAKAAESNAKAASTAHEQLVSKQEVQRQVLLDHLAELRGTSVAEENQRIAALEEAEQQRQFAALVAESERQAAAQPAAAGNIPASGNTGSPAQTPAMVVPAADGITPAPAAPAPAAPSTSPAPSAPEAPPAPPAPAPAPAPDRAPEPAPEPERAPEPAPAPPRAPAPAPAPAPKPSPKPAPPKQEPAPAPAPNYSMAQTAINYATAKASNKKSFYEWAGNGPWGFDCSGLTQQAFGTAGKWIPRTATAQYDQAPHKVSLGNLQPGDLVFWGTEGNFWHVALYIGGGQVVHAMNPNDGLRVTPIGYMYGKLHGYGARWT, encoded by the coding sequence ATGGGGATGTCACCAGGACGCTCTGCCTGTTCAAAACGCACGACGCCGGTGCGCACCATTTCGCTGGCGGCTGCCACTGTCGCTTTACTCGCCATGGCCGGCCTGCCTCCGGCCGCCGCAGCACCCACCGGGGAGCTGCCGCAGGTTTCGGTATCCGCAGTGCAGATTCCCGCCAGTCCCGCTCTGTCCGACAAGGACATTGAGGCGGCCAAGGGGGACGCCGATGCGACGAAGGCACTCGTCGAACGGATCGAAGAGCAGCTGCGCGCGGCCAGCGGGGAGCTGGAGAGCGTCCGCTACGAGACGATGCAGTCGCAGAACAACTACAGCACCGCCCTGCTCATCCAACAGGACCGGACCTCCGAACTGGAGGACGCACGCGGCAAGGCGAAGCAGGCCGGTGAATATTTCGAAGCCGTCCAGGATCAGGTGGGCCAGCTGGCGGGAGAGCTGTACCGCAATGGTGGCGTCAACCCGGGTTTGGGCTCCCTGCTGGCCAGCGCCGATGCGGACGAGGTGCTCTACAAGGCCTCGACCCTTGGTGCGCTGTCCGACAACCGGTTCCAAACCCTGACCTCCGCCCAGCAGGCAGCCCAGCTGTGGACAGCCTGGGAACTCCACGTTTCGGAAGCCGAAGAAGCCGCCCAGGACGCGGCTGCCGCGGCCAAGGCCGCGGAGTCCAACGCCAAGGCCGCCAGCACGGCCCACGAACAGCTCGTCAGCAAGCAGGAGGTCCAGCGCCAGGTCCTGCTGGACCATCTGGCCGAACTCCGCGGCACCAGCGTGGCCGAGGAGAACCAGCGGATCGCTGCACTGGAAGAAGCCGAGCAACAACGCCAGTTCGCGGCTCTGGTGGCCGAGTCCGAACGTCAGGCAGCCGCGCAGCCAGCAGCAGCCGGCAACATTCCGGCCTCCGGCAATACCGGAAGCCCGGCGCAGACACCCGCGATGGTCGTTCCGGCCGCGGACGGCATCACGCCCGCTCCGGCGGCACCGGCTCCCGCCGCGCCCAGCACCTCACCGGCGCCTTCCGCACCGGAGGCTCCCCCTGCCCCACCTGCTCCCGCTCCCGCACCTGCACCGGACCGGGCACCGGAACCTGCGCCCGAGCCCGAACGCGCGCCGGAGCCAGCCCCGGCGCCACCACGCGCACCCGCACCGGCACCCGCACCCGCACCCAAGCCTTCGCCGAAACCGGCTCCGCCGAAGCAGGAGCCGGCTCCCGCCCCCGCACCGAATTACTCCATGGCGCAGACCGCGATCAACTACGCGACCGCCAAGGCGTCAAACAAGAAGTCCTTCTACGAATGGGCCGGAAACGGACCGTGGGGGTTCGACTGCTCCGGTCTGACACAGCAGGCCTTCGGCACGGCGGGCAAGTGGATTCCGCGCACGGCCACGGCACAGTACGACCAGGCACCGCACAAGGTTTCGCTGGGCAATCTGCAGCCCGGTGATCTGGTGTTCTGGGGCACCGAAGGAAACTTCTGGCACGTGGCGCTCTACATCGGCGGCGGCCAGGTGGTCCACGCCATGAACCCGAACGACGGCTTGCGCGTCACGCCCATCGGCTACATGTACGGCAAACTGCATGGGTACGGAGCGCGCTGGACCTAA
- a CDS encoding cation diffusion facilitator family transporter: MGHGHGHSHGLPASGTATAKHRKKLIWVVAITLAVVVIQVIGAFISGSLALLADAGHMLSDAAGVSIALMAAWIATRPPSDKRTYGYQRAEVLAALANAVVLIVIAVIIFLEALRRFGQTPEIHTGAMLLTAVLGAVANFVCLLILQGGHKESLNVRGAYLEVLGDLLGSVAVIAAAVVIALTGFVQADTFASILIAVMILPRAWSLLRDVVNVLLEATPKHVDVASIREHIMSADGVVDVHDIHIWTITSGVPVFSAHVVVADETLHAEGIDRVLDRLSGCLGSHFDTEHCTFQIEPLSHADHETRHHD; encoded by the coding sequence ATGGGTCACGGCCACGGACACAGTCACGGCCTGCCCGCTTCCGGCACCGCGACCGCCAAGCACCGCAAGAAGCTCATCTGGGTGGTGGCCATCACCCTTGCCGTGGTGGTCATCCAGGTTATCGGCGCATTTATCTCCGGCTCCCTGGCGCTGCTGGCGGACGCCGGCCACATGCTTTCCGACGCGGCAGGTGTCTCGATTGCCCTGATGGCCGCATGGATTGCCACGCGGCCACCCTCGGACAAGCGCACCTACGGCTACCAGCGCGCCGAAGTCCTGGCGGCCCTGGCCAATGCCGTGGTGCTGATCGTCATTGCGGTCATCATTTTCCTGGAGGCGCTGCGCAGGTTCGGGCAGACGCCGGAGATCCACACCGGCGCGATGCTGCTCACCGCCGTGCTCGGCGCCGTCGCAAATTTTGTCTGCCTGCTGATCCTCCAGGGCGGGCACAAGGAAAGCCTCAACGTCCGCGGCGCCTATCTGGAGGTGCTCGGGGATCTGCTGGGCTCGGTCGCGGTGATTGCCGCCGCCGTCGTTATTGCCTTGACCGGCTTCGTCCAGGCGGACACCTTCGCCTCCATCCTGATCGCCGTGATGATCCTGCCGCGCGCTTGGAGCCTGCTGCGCGACGTCGTCAATGTGCTGCTTGAGGCGACGCCCAAGCACGTGGACGTGGCCAGCATCCGCGAGCACATCATGAGCGCCGACGGCGTGGTGGACGTCCACGACATCCACATCTGGACTATTACGTCCGGCGTCCCGGTGTTTTCGGCACACGTGGTGGTGGCCGACGAGACCCTTCATGCCGAGGGCATCGACCGCGTGCTGGACCGGCTTTCCGGATGCCTGGGCAGCCATTTCGACACCGAACACTGCACGTTCCAGATCGAACCGCTTTCCCACGCCGACCACGAAACCCGCCACCACGACTAA
- a CDS encoding metallopeptidase family protein, whose product MEMSLPDFEDAVNDAIDQIPDKIAREMSNVGIFVEEEYTPQPWEDPETELLGLYEGTPLTERDQWWDAGSLPDRILVFRGPILRMCESRDEVIHEVLVTVIHEVAHHFGIADERLHELGWG is encoded by the coding sequence ATGGAAATGTCCCTGCCGGATTTCGAGGACGCGGTCAACGACGCGATCGATCAGATTCCGGACAAGATCGCCCGCGAGATGAGCAACGTGGGCATCTTTGTCGAGGAGGAATACACCCCGCAGCCGTGGGAGGATCCCGAGACGGAACTGCTCGGCCTCTACGAAGGGACACCCCTGACGGAGCGGGACCAATGGTGGGACGCCGGCTCGCTTCCGGACCGGATCCTCGTGTTCCGCGGACCGATCCTGCGGATGTGCGAGAGCCGCGACGAGGTCATCCACGAGGTCCTGGTCACCGTGATCCACGAGGTGGCCCACCATTTCGGCATTGCGGACGAGCGGCTGCACGAGTTGGGGTGGGGCTGA
- a CDS encoding Asp23/Gls24 family envelope stress response protein produces the protein MENQNPAGQPPAYQPAIPNPALQEPALHNVGPEAPGRTTISDTAVAKVAAVAARSVSGVYALGSGTARALSALRDAVGGSDIGQGVRVEVGQTQVAVDINLVAQYGVPLQQLAQKVRAAVYSAVEQFVGLDVIEVNVEINDVHVPGLNDPKTTAEKSARQPAP, from the coding sequence GTGGAGAATCAGAATCCGGCAGGTCAACCGCCGGCGTACCAGCCCGCCATCCCCAACCCTGCCCTCCAGGAGCCGGCCTTGCACAACGTGGGTCCGGAGGCACCCGGCCGTACAACGATCTCGGATACTGCAGTAGCCAAGGTCGCCGCGGTGGCGGCACGCAGCGTCAGCGGTGTCTACGCACTGGGCTCGGGCACCGCCCGTGCACTGAGCGCGCTGCGCGATGCCGTGGGCGGCAGCGACATCGGCCAGGGGGTCCGCGTGGAGGTGGGGCAGACCCAGGTAGCCGTGGACATCAATCTGGTGGCCCAGTACGGTGTGCCGCTGCAGCAACTCGCGCAGAAGGTCCGTGCGGCGGTCTACAGTGCCGTGGAGCAGTTCGTCGGGCTGGATGTCATTGAAGTCAATGTGGAAATCAACGACGTTCACGTGCCCGGCCTCAATGACCCGAAAACGACGGCGGAGAAATCCGCCAGGCAGCCGGCACCGTGA
- a CDS encoding DUF2273 domain-containing protein, producing MSNTVVGMGVGAALAWAALVFEFWGFLLMAVFLAVGALIGRAADGKLDLRGVRDALTGRRSSS from the coding sequence ATGAGCAACACCGTAGTCGGCATGGGCGTGGGCGCAGCCCTGGCCTGGGCGGCACTGGTATTCGAATTCTGGGGCTTCCTGCTGATGGCCGTGTTCCTGGCTGTCGGCGCCCTGATCGGCCGTGCCGCAGACGGCAAACTCGATCTGCGCGGTGTCCGCGACGCGCTGACCGGACGCCGCTCCTCTTCATGA